Proteins encoded in a region of the Mercenaria mercenaria strain notata chromosome 1, MADL_Memer_1, whole genome shotgun sequence genome:
- the LOC128547881 gene encoding uncharacterized protein LOC128547881, translated as MIETDLGHNDFEWLPTDELDSVLGNFCAALQTKDGQEYSKSALVGIRAGINRHLTSPNVGRIINIMKDREFMASNQVLTGLVKSLKREGKDLSTHKEPIEDDDIGKLYASGVFDETKPETLQNKVLFDIIGQFGHRGREGLRNLKKSSFVVKNDAKGRKFVQMAYNEADKTHHGIDCKENVKAPRMYESNDEFCPVRSFEKYSKKLNAKLDDFFQRPLIKVTENDETWYAARPVGINTLCNFMSTLSREAGLSKRYTNHCIRAYISTKLFTAGFSNRAFMSVTRHRNEKSLTSYIKPFEDEHQAVSRALYPSSSVVEVVNPEKVTLTVTTISSNSIPPSTGNST; from the coding sequence ATGATTGAAACAGACTTGGGGCATAATGACTTTGAATGGCTGCCAACAGATGAACTTGACAGTGTGCTGGGAAATTTTTGTGCTGCCTTGCAAACCAAAGATGGTCAGGAATACTCAAAATCAGCTCTAGTAGGAATTCGGGCGGGAATAAACAGACATCTTACCTCACCAAATGTAGGTCGCATCATTAACATTATGAAAGATCGGGAGTTTATGGCTTCAAATCAAGTTCTTACTGGTCTTGTGAAATCCCTCAAAAGAGAGGGCAAGGATTTAAGCACCCACAAAGAACCGATTGAGGATGATGACATTGGAAAACTATATGCATCCGGGGTCTTTGACGAGACAAAACCTGAAACTCTGCAAAATAAGGTATTGTTTGACATCATTGGCCAGTTTGGCCATAGAGGAAGAGAGGGccttagaaatttaaaaaagtcttcttttgttgtgaaaaatgatgcaaagggccgtaaatttgttcaaatggcaTACAATGAGGCCGACAAGACCCATCATGGAATTGATTGCAAAGAAAATGTAAAAGCCCCAAGAATGTATGAAAGCAATGATGAGTTCTGCCCTGTTCGGTCATTTGagaaatatagtaaaaaacttaATGCAAAGCTTGATGACTTTTTCCAAAGACCTCTAATCAAAGTCACTGAAAATGATGAAACATGGTATGCTGCAAGGCCTGTTGGAATAAATACACTTTGTAACTTCATGTCTACACTGTCAAGAGAAGCGGGTTTGAGCAAACGCTATACGAATCATTGTATACGTGCGTACATATCAACAAAACTGTTCACAGCAGGCTTCAGCAACAGGGCCTTTATGTCTGTGACAAGACACAGAAATGAAAAGAGTCTTACCTCTTACATCAAGCCATTCGAAGACGAGCACCAGGCCGTCAGTCGTGCATTGTATCCAAGCTCAAGCGTTGTTGAAGTTGTTAATCCTGAAAAGGTCACCCTAACAGTAACAACTATTTCTAGTAATAGTATCCCTCCAAGCACTGGAAATTCAACTTGA